One Campylobacter concisus DNA segment encodes these proteins:
- a CDS encoding tetratricopeptide repeat protein — MKKILPFLAPICLFASSCDELVQESVNEFYKSDRNLARAINLATQASEACLKAGDTQQAITSLINGASMCMVNKEPQKTLELSQRALELAANVSDKLLLARSYQNIGAAEKMLGKYDEALANFQEALKIYDATPNTPMHDELVCIKGIAGTYYLKNDFDKAHENHLLALNLLDITPELSGNELVRSELLVELANDLAKLKQNDEAAKNYKKVLEILKGKEQNPRALGLLERASKGLKELN, encoded by the coding sequence ATGAAGAAAATTTTGCCATTTTTAGCGCCTATTTGCCTCTTTGCAAGTAGCTGCGACGAGCTGGTGCAAGAGAGCGTAAATGAGTTTTATAAAAGTGATAGAAATTTAGCTCGTGCTATAAATTTAGCCACGCAAGCAAGCGAGGCATGCCTAAAGGCTGGCGATACCCAGCAGGCGATCACTTCGCTCATAAATGGCGCCAGCATGTGCATGGTAAATAAAGAGCCACAAAAGACGCTAGAGCTCTCACAAAGAGCACTTGAGCTCGCGGCAAACGTTAGCGACAAACTACTGCTAGCACGCTCTTATCAAAACATAGGTGCAGCAGAAAAGATGCTAGGCAAATATGACGAAGCGCTTGCTAATTTTCAAGAAGCTCTAAAAATTTATGATGCCACGCCAAATACCCCAATGCACGACGAACTCGTCTGCATAAAAGGCATCGCAGGCACCTACTACCTAAAAAATGACTTTGACAAAGCCCATGAAAACCACCTTTTAGCGCTAAATTTACTTGATATCACGCCAGAGCTAAGTGGCAACGAGCTTGTGCGCTCGGAGCTTTTAGTAGAGCTTGCCAACGATCTAGCAAAGCTTAAGCAAAATGACGAAGCCGCCAAAAACTACAAAAAAGTGCTTGAAATTTTAAAAGGCAAGGAGCAAAACCCTCGCGCGCTGGGTCTTTTGGAGCGAGCTAGCAAAGGACTAAAGGAGCTTAACTAA
- a CDS encoding saccharopine dehydrogenase family protein → MSNILIIGAGGVSQVATVKCAMNSDVFTNITLASRTKSKCDAIAKFIKDRLGVQINTAQIDADDTAAVVELIKQTKADLLLNVALPYQDLTLMDACVQTGIPYIDTANYEHPDTAKFEYKLQWAKDSDFKNAGTMALLGSGFDPGVTNVFCAYAQQNLFDEIHEIDILDCNAGDHGYPFATNFNPEINLREVSANGRYWEAGKWIETKPMQIMFKWDYPKVGVKDSYLLYHEELESLVKNIKGLKRIRFFMTFGQSYLTHMKCLENVGMLRIDEVEHNGMKIVPIQFLKTLLPDPASLGPRTKGKTNIGCVIRGLKDGKERQVYIYNVCDHEACYAETGAQAVSYTTGVPAMIGSLMVAKGIWSGKGVFNMENFDAKPFMDELNKQGLPWEMIEMKPGERYEV, encoded by the coding sequence ATGTCAAATATCTTAATCATCGGTGCAGGCGGCGTTAGCCAAGTCGCAACCGTAAAATGTGCGATGAACTCGGACGTTTTTACAAATATCACCCTTGCAAGCCGCACAAAAAGCAAGTGCGACGCGATCGCTAAATTTATAAAAGATCGCCTTGGCGTGCAGATAAACACCGCGCAAATCGACGCTGACGACACAGCTGCCGTGGTAGAGCTTATCAAGCAAACAAAGGCTGATTTGCTTCTAAATGTCGCGCTGCCATATCAAGACCTAACTCTTATGGACGCTTGCGTGCAAACTGGCATACCTTACATCGACACCGCAAACTACGAGCACCCAGACACGGCGAAATTTGAGTATAAGCTGCAGTGGGCGAAGGATAGTGACTTCAAAAACGCTGGCACCATGGCGCTTCTTGGCTCTGGCTTTGACCCAGGCGTGACAAACGTATTTTGCGCTTATGCACAGCAAAATTTATTTGACGAGATCCACGAGATCGACATCCTAGACTGCAACGCTGGCGATCACGGATATCCATTTGCGACAAATTTCAACCCAGAGATAAATTTACGCGAAGTTAGCGCAAATGGCCGCTACTGGGAGGCTGGCAAGTGGATCGAGACAAAGCCGATGCAGATCATGTTTAAGTGGGACTACCCAAAAGTTGGCGTCAAAGATAGCTACCTGCTCTATCACGAGGAGCTTGAAAGCTTAGTTAAAAACATCAAAGGACTAAAGAGAATTCGCTTTTTCATGACCTTTGGACAAAGCTACCTAACTCACATGAAGTGCCTAGAAAACGTGGGAATGCTGCGCATAGACGAAGTCGAGCATAACGGCATGAAAATCGTGCCGATCCAGTTTTTAAAGACGCTTCTACCTGACCCTGCAAGTCTTGGCCCTCGCACAAAAGGCAAAACAAACATCGGCTGCGTGATACGTGGGCTAAAAGATGGCAAAGAGCGCCAAGTCTATATCTACAACGTATGCGATCACGAGGCTTGCTACGCTGAGACAGGCGCGCAGGCTGTTAGCTACACCACGGGCGTGCCAGCGATGATCGGCTCACTAATGGTGGCAAAAGGCATCTGGAGCGGAAAAGGCGTCTTTAACATGGAGAATTTTGACGCAAAACCTTTCATGGACGAGCTAAATAAGCAGGGGTTGCCGTGGGAGATGATAGAAATGAAGCCAGGAGAGAGATACGAAGTTTAA
- a CDS encoding non-canonical purine NTP pyrophosphatase — protein MKIVLATSNLDKVKEIKEFLKGYEIYALSEVVKPFEIVEDGSSFQENALIKSKAVFAKLKELGHEGEFISLSDDSGISVDALGGEPGIYSARYFDLDENGKVCGKNANDANNRAKLISKLKALNLKSSPAHYTACIAISSKFGDYTTHGFMYGEAINEERGTNGFGYDALFIPNGFTKTLGELDEGTKLKISHRSKGLELANFVLKSLKKNFS, from the coding sequence ATGAAAATCGTGCTTGCAACGTCAAATTTAGACAAAGTAAAAGAGATAAAAGAGTTTTTAAAAGGCTATGAAATTTACGCTCTGAGCGAGGTTGTAAAGCCATTTGAGATAGTTGAAGATGGCAGTAGCTTTCAAGAAAACGCACTCATAAAGTCAAAAGCTGTCTTTGCAAAGCTTAAAGAGCTTGGGCATGAGGGCGAATTTATCTCGCTTAGCGATGATAGTGGCATCAGCGTGGATGCACTTGGTGGCGAGCCAGGGATCTACTCAGCGCGCTACTTTGACCTTGATGAAAATGGCAAAGTGTGCGGCAAAAACGCAAATGACGCAAACAACAGAGCAAAGCTGATTAGCAAGCTAAAGGCGCTAAATTTAAAGAGCTCACCAGCTCACTACACCGCCTGTATCGCTATTAGCTCAAAATTTGGCGACTACACGACGCATGGCTTTATGTATGGCGAAGCGATAAACGAGGAGCGTGGCACAAACGGCTTTGGCTACGACGCACTTTTTATCCCAAATGGCTTTACAAAGACGCTTGGCGAGCTAGATGAGGGCACAAAGCTAAAAATCTCGCACCGCTCAAAGGGGCTCGAGCTTGCAAATTTTGTATTAAAGAGCCTAAAGAAAAACTTTAGTTAA
- a CDS encoding TorD/DmsD family molecular chaperone yields the protein MDKNIIKARSYFYEFLAYPLFFHTSDEGFARWKEQLSYLAQNPLSEQSAEAFANLDKFSFDELVNEQNDVLFGFTNIPLSASFYEEGRDNGAARLRVIHCLKLSPYRRDKELCKDSEDYVGFIFLAMATFLSDEFNGAKNISDKLFGETLNLFIDEFGSLLLAHKNANFFRSYAIILKDFIELERAVLSLEAPVKPQGDSVAMAALKKEPYQSKMPTFKTKLHWEEFSPVISHEFKD from the coding sequence ATGGATAAAAACATCATAAAAGCAAGGTCATATTTTTACGAATTTTTAGCATATCCACTCTTTTTTCACACCAGTGATGAGGGGTTTGCGAGATGGAAAGAGCAGCTTAGCTACCTAGCGCAAAATCCTTTGAGCGAGCAAAGTGCAGAGGCGTTTGCAAATTTAGATAAATTTAGCTTTGATGAGCTTGTAAATGAGCAAAATGACGTTCTTTTTGGCTTTACAAATATCCCTTTAAGCGCCTCATTTTATGAAGAGGGTAGAGATAACGGCGCGGCTAGACTTAGGGTGATACACTGCCTAAAGCTTAGCCCATATAGGCGTGATAAGGAGCTTTGCAAGGATAGTGAGGACTATGTTGGCTTTATATTTTTAGCGATGGCAACATTTTTAAGTGATGAATTTAATGGCGCAAAAAATATCAGCGACAAGCTCTTTGGCGAGACTTTAAATTTATTTATAGATGAGTTTGGCTCGCTACTTTTAGCTCATAAAAATGCAAATTTCTTCCGCTCATATGCGATCATTTTAAAAGACTTCATCGAGCTTGAAAGAGCTGTTTTAAGCCTAGAGGCACCAGTCAAGCCACAAGGCGATAGCGTCGCTATGGCAGCGCTTAAAAAAGAGCCTTATCAAAGCAAGATGCCGACCTTTAAAACTAAGCTTCACTGGGAGGAATTCTCTCCAGTCATCTCACACGAGTTTAAAGACTAG
- the selB gene encoding selenocysteine-specific translation elongation factor — protein sequence MSLIIGTAGHIDHGKTALIKELNGFEGDNLEEEKKRGITIDLSFSNLSKNDENIAFIDVPGHENLIKTMISGAYGFDACLFVVAANDGLMPQSLEHLEILNLLGVKSVIVALTKCDLVDEATINLRKKEIRDEISKFKNLQILEIFAVSIKDKASTDELRNYLFTLRAKKRDEEGVFRYYIDRVFSLKGIGNVVTGTVIEGSVSKNEKLFNYDAGKEVLVRSVQSHDEFVERAGVSSRVALNLTGIELSELKKGQLLSKKGFFRGFREVDAVVTAKNLIHSQSVTFCVGAKNVPAKVLILSQKDDSYFVSFKFQSDMFLKFDEAFVLISDVRVIGGGRVLNPVLEPLKKAGKILFLASLLKHDFVEAFSILKEAHKNGFGIISSYQRFGLSHEEALAVAKKVSNVFVDEKALNIYDLSAVERIKSAIKFMIEKNEFAVFSAQSISLKLAWASQNLAQKALDELESINLIAKDSGVYTKKGVDLSKLKVRLEEKIYEILESGKLAPTAPYNIYDDLEIDRVSGDNALKKLTAMGRVIRLEHNLFITRNSLKLALDKLRAIIKEQGFVNVTNAKDVLNLSRKYIIAYLEQLDLESDIMKQGNDRVFRG from the coding sequence ATGAGTTTAATAATAGGAACAGCAGGGCATATCGACCACGGCAAAACCGCGCTTATAAAGGAGCTAAACGGCTTTGAGGGGGATAATCTTGAAGAGGAGAAAAAGCGTGGTATAACGATCGATCTAAGCTTTTCAAATTTAAGCAAAAATGATGAGAATATCGCATTTATCGACGTGCCAGGGCATGAAAATCTCATAAAAACGATGATAAGTGGCGCATACGGCTTTGACGCGTGCTTGTTTGTGGTGGCGGCAAATGACGGGCTTATGCCCCAAAGCTTGGAGCACCTTGAAATTTTAAATCTTCTTGGCGTGAAATCTGTGATCGTAGCGCTTACAAAGTGCGATTTGGTCGATGAGGCCACCATAAATTTAAGAAAAAAAGAGATAAGAGATGAAATTTCTAAATTTAAAAACTTGCAAATTTTAGAAATTTTCGCCGTTAGTATAAAGGATAAGGCAAGCACTGATGAACTTAGAAACTATCTCTTTACGCTAAGAGCCAAAAAGCGCGATGAGGAGGGCGTTTTTAGATACTACATCGATAGGGTTTTTAGCCTAAAAGGTATCGGAAATGTCGTAACTGGCACCGTTATAGAGGGAAGCGTTAGCAAAAATGAGAAGCTTTTTAACTACGACGCTGGCAAAGAGGTGCTAGTAAGAAGCGTGCAAAGCCACGATGAATTCGTAGAGCGCGCAGGTGTTAGCAGCCGTGTGGCGCTTAATCTAACAGGTATCGAGCTTAGCGAGCTAAAAAAGGGGCAGCTACTTAGCAAAAAGGGCTTTTTTAGGGGATTTAGAGAGGTTGATGCGGTCGTAACTGCTAAGAATTTGATACATTCACAAAGCGTGACCTTTTGCGTGGGTGCTAAAAACGTGCCCGCAAAGGTGCTAATCCTTAGCCAAAAAGATGATAGCTACTTCGTGAGCTTTAAATTTCAAAGCGATATGTTTTTGAAATTTGACGAGGCCTTTGTTCTTATCTCAGATGTGCGTGTGATAGGCGGTGGTAGGGTGCTAAATCCTGTGCTTGAGCCACTAAAAAAGGCTGGCAAAATTCTCTTTTTAGCCTCGCTTTTAAAGCATGATTTTGTAGAAGCCTTTTCTATACTTAAAGAAGCCCACAAAAATGGCTTTGGCATCATCTCTTCTTATCAAAGATTTGGTCTAAGTCACGAAGAGGCCTTGGCAGTTGCTAAAAAAGTTTCAAACGTCTTTGTCGATGAAAAGGCTTTAAATATCTACGACCTAAGCGCGGTTGAGCGGATAAAATCAGCTATTAAATTTATGATAGAAAAGAATGAATTTGCTGTCTTTTCAGCTCAAAGTATCAGCCTAAAACTTGCTTGGGCTAGTCAAAATTTGGCCCAAAAAGCGCTTGATGAGCTTGAAAGTATAAATTTAATCGCAAAAGATAGTGGCGTCTATACCAAAAAAGGCGTTGATCTTAGCAAACTAAAAGTTAGACTAGAAGAGAAAATTTATGAAATTTTAGAAAGTGGCAAGCTAGCCCCAACTGCGCCATATAATATATATGATGATCTTGAGATCGATAGAGTTAGCGGCGATAATGCCCTTAAAAAACTAACCGCAATGGGCAGGGTCATAAGGCTAGAGCATAACCTTTTTATCACTAGAAATTCGCTAAAACTAGCCCTTGATAAGCTGCGAGCCATCATAAAAGAACAGGGCTTTGTAAATGTCACAAACGCCAAGGATGTGCTAAATTTAAGTAGAAAATATATAATCGCCTACCTTGAGCAGCTCGATCTTGAGAGTGACATAATGAAGCAGGGAAATGATAGGGTTTTTCGCGGTTAG
- a CDS encoding DUF6803 family protein, whose protein sequence is MVMTHYMELLSLNQPYNLILFMVIPVGLTELLVAMEFLTMYHMDSGKNAGFKAVGKFAGIVLGVYFTALVIYFMAKIYPSIKWRGYADVIAVYSYLISVIPLLGIALLELNLIYKNASEKAKLKLHFCLLIFALIVAHVAMIFGMVDPTITGYKAENGEMGMHMNMPMNMPADMPMHDHHKMMQNMGEMHMNMMMQNMSDDNSTNMHMHH, encoded by the coding sequence ATGGTAATGACACACTACATGGAGCTTTTATCGCTCAATCAACCTTACAATCTAATCCTCTTCATGGTGATACCTGTGGGGCTTACGGAGCTTTTAGTGGCGATGGAGTTTCTCACTATGTATCACATGGATAGCGGCAAAAATGCTGGCTTTAAGGCTGTTGGCAAATTTGCTGGCATAGTGCTTGGGGTCTATTTTACAGCTCTTGTGATCTATTTTATGGCAAAAATTTATCCAAGTATAAAATGGCGTGGATATGCCGATGTCATCGCTGTCTACTCATATCTCATCAGCGTCATACCACTTCTTGGCATCGCGCTTTTAGAGCTAAATTTGATCTACAAAAACGCAAGCGAAAAGGCAAAGCTAAAGCTTCACTTTTGCCTACTCATATTTGCCTTGATCGTCGCACACGTCGCAATGATATTTGGCATGGTTGATCCTACCATAACTGGCTACAAGGCTGAAAACGGTGAGATGGGTATGCATATGAATATGCCGATGAACATGCCAGCAGATATGCCAATGCACGATCACCACAAGATGATGCAAAATATGGGTGAGATGCATATGAATATGATGATGCAAAATATGAGTGATGATAACTCAACTAATATGCACATGCATCACTAA
- the selA gene encoding L-seryl-tRNA(Sec) selenium transferase, with protein sequence MNDLRNIPQVDKIIKNEAFSGLDTSLVTMLARQILDEVRAKILNENASFSSEEIINLILDEYDKFNEANLQRVLNLTGVAIHTNLARSVIDKEILSRATPVITGYSNLEYNLKTGSRGNRYDYVGSLIARAFGFEDAIVVNNNASAVFLVLNTFAKGREVVVSRGELVEIGGSFRVPEVMANAGCILKEVGTTNKTRLKDYEEAISEDTAMLVKVHRSNFDIVGFSEESSANELSELASRQNLIDYFDLGSGFYGNLPFNLDKNEPDLKNLKDVSLVSFSGDKLLGAVQCGIIVGKKELIAKLRKNQLLRMLRVDKVIISLLAESMKAYLNKEFELITTQKLLHKSVKELEGLANFINKNLKNPLEIVRTSTFVGGGAMPNKKIPSVALAFSGDAVLNEQKFRQKKVIGRIENDKFMLDLRSLLDDDVETLIKIINETEEK encoded by the coding sequence TTGAACGATTTAAGAAATATCCCACAAGTTGATAAGATCATAAAAAACGAAGCATTTTCGGGACTTGACACGAGTTTAGTCACTATGCTTGCAAGGCAAATTTTAGATGAGGTTAGAGCCAAAATTTTAAATGAAAATGCTAGCTTTAGCAGCGAAGAGATAATAAATTTGATCCTAGATGAGTATGATAAATTTAACGAAGCAAACCTTCAAAGGGTGCTAAATTTAACCGGCGTTGCCATACATACAAACCTCGCTAGAAGCGTCATTGATAAAGAAATTTTAAGCCGTGCGACACCTGTTATCACAGGATACTCAAACCTTGAATACAACCTAAAAACAGGCAGCCGAGGCAACAGATATGACTACGTTGGCTCGCTAATAGCAAGGGCCTTTGGTTTTGAAGACGCCATCGTTGTAAATAACAACGCAAGCGCTGTTTTTTTGGTGCTAAACACCTTTGCAAAGGGCAGGGAGGTAGTCGTTAGTAGGGGCGAGCTAGTCGAGATCGGCGGTAGTTTTAGAGTGCCAGAGGTGATGGCAAACGCAGGCTGCATCCTAAAAGAGGTCGGCACTACAAACAAAACTAGGCTAAAAGACTACGAAGAGGCGATCAGCGAAGATACGGCGATGCTTGTAAAGGTTCATAGATCAAATTTTGACATTGTTGGCTTTAGCGAAGAGAGCTCAGCAAATGAACTAAGCGAGCTAGCAAGCAGGCAAAATTTGATAGATTATTTTGATCTTGGCAGTGGATTTTATGGAAATTTGCCCTTTAACTTAGACAAAAACGAGCCAGATCTAAAAAATTTAAAAGATGTTTCGCTAGTTAGTTTTAGCGGCGACAAGCTGCTTGGTGCGGTGCAGTGTGGCATAATTGTCGGCAAAAAAGAGCTCATCGCAAAGCTCAGGAAAAACCAGCTTTTAAGGATGCTTCGCGTCGATAAAGTGATCATCTCGCTTTTGGCTGAGAGCATGAAAGCTTATCTAAACAAAGAATTTGAGCTAATCACAACGCAAAAACTGCTTCATAAAAGCGTAAAAGAGCTTGAAGGCTTAGCAAATTTTATAAATAAAAATTTAAAAAATCCACTTGAGATAGTGCGAACTTCGACCTTTGTAGGGGGTGGTGCTATGCCAAATAAAAAGATCCCAAGCGTGGCGCTTGCATTTAGTGGAGATGCAGTTTTAAATGAGCAGAAATTTAGGCAAAAAAAGGTGATCGGACGCATAGAAAATGACAAATTTATGCTAGATCTTAGATCGCTTCTTGATGATGACGTAGAGACGCTAATAAAAATAATAAATGAAACGGAAGAAAAATGA
- the rmuC gene encoding DNA recombination protein RmuC — protein sequence MLTIENLYILIAALALVCVILVAFLINANLQKAKQRENLENLQDELKDSERLNIEQRAKLEANNDKINELAKNLDEYKISLKQKDEKEDELERELRRLNEELGSQTKMAEMAKTLSLNLQNELGAKEDELKRSNESENELKRAIVALKSEIEAKENILRSQEENLNKAKSELNLKEINLKKSYELENELRCEIISLKSKVETKEKSLISQEENLNKVQNELDFKDDEFKKSHKRVNELECELVALKSEIEAKENILRSQEENLKKVKNELNLEFANLANKIFEEKSANFSKNSKESLELLLTPLGEKITSFEKRVNDAHSDSQKSAGELSAQLKEVVELGKNMSKEANSLSTALKGSNKVLGNWGEMQLERTLEAAGLEKGTHYTTQESFDVSGKKLIPDFVINFPDDKQMIIDSKVSLHAYEKAVAAADLAQSKLALGEHIASIKKHIDELAKKDYSSLVKSPDFVLMFVPVEPAFLEALKFDPNLFNYGYEKKVVLVSHTTLMPLLRVVANLWRMENGNKEAKEILKSANEIYEKFCTVAEKLNRLGNSVRSVNDNFNEVVKSVSGQGGLDSRLEKFKKIAINPKDTQIKELEARPREILLASSKE from the coding sequence GTGCTAACGATAGAAAATTTATATATTTTGATAGCGGCCCTTGCGCTTGTTTGCGTGATACTAGTAGCTTTTTTGATAAATGCAAATTTGCAGAAGGCAAAACAAAGAGAAAATTTAGAAAATTTACAAGATGAGCTAAAAGATAGCGAGCGGCTAAATATCGAGCAAAGAGCAAAGCTTGAAGCAAATAACGACAAGATAAATGAGCTAGCTAAAAATTTAGACGAGTATAAAATTTCGCTCAAGCAAAAAGATGAAAAAGAGGATGAGCTAGAGCGCGAGCTAAGGCGTCTAAACGAGGAGCTTGGCAGCCAGACAAAGATGGCTGAGATGGCAAAGACGCTATCTTTAAATTTACAAAACGAGCTTGGTGCAAAAGAGGATGAGCTAAAAAGATCAAACGAGAGTGAAAATGAGCTAAAACGCGCTATCGTCGCACTAAAAAGTGAGATCGAGGCCAAAGAAAACATCCTAAGATCACAAGAAGAGAATTTAAACAAGGCAAAAAGTGAGCTCAATTTAAAAGAGATTAATTTAAAAAAATCTTATGAACTAGAAAATGAGTTAAGGTGTGAAATAATTTCTCTAAAAAGCAAGGTGGAGACAAAAGAGAAAAGCTTAATATCACAAGAAGAAAATTTAAATAAAGTGCAAAATGAACTTGACTTTAAAGATGATGAATTTAAAAAATCTCACAAACGTGTTAATGAACTAGAGTGTGAGCTTGTCGCACTAAAAAGCGAGATCGAGGCCAAAGAAAACATCCTAAGATCGCAAGAAGAGAATTTAAAAAAGGTAAAAAACGAGCTAAATTTAGAGTTTGCAAACCTTGCAAATAAGATATTTGAAGAAAAAAGTGCAAATTTCTCAAAAAACAGCAAAGAGTCGCTTGAGCTCTTGCTAACGCCACTTGGAGAGAAGATAACAAGCTTTGAAAAGAGAGTAAATGACGCCCACAGCGACTCGCAAAAGAGCGCAGGCGAGCTTAGTGCGCAGCTAAAAGAGGTGGTCGAGCTTGGCAAAAATATGTCAAAAGAGGCAAACTCACTAAGCACGGCGCTAAAAGGCAGCAACAAGGTCCTTGGCAACTGGGGCGAGATGCAGCTTGAGCGCACGCTGGAAGCTGCAGGGCTAGAAAAGGGCACGCACTACACGACGCAAGAGAGTTTTGACGTGAGCGGCAAAAAGCTCATACCTGACTTTGTCATAAATTTCCCAGACGATAAACAGATGATAATAGACAGCAAAGTCTCACTCCATGCCTACGAAAAAGCAGTTGCGGCGGCTGATCTAGCCCAGAGCAAGCTAGCTCTTGGCGAGCATATCGCCTCAATAAAAAAACACATTGACGAGCTAGCTAAAAAAGACTACTCATCGCTTGTGAAAAGCCCTGATTTTGTGCTGATGTTTGTGCCAGTTGAGCCGGCATTTTTGGAGGCTTTGAAATTTGATCCAAATTTGTTTAACTACGGCTATGAGAAAAAAGTGGTGCTAGTCTCGCACACGACGCTCATGCCGCTACTTCGTGTGGTGGCAAATTTATGGCGCATGGAAAATGGCAACAAAGAGGCGAAGGAAATTTTAAAAAGCGCAAATGAAATTTATGAGAAATTTTGCACCGTCGCTGAGAAGCTAAATAGGCTTGGAAACTCGGTGAGATCGGTAAATGATAACTTTAACGAGGTCGTTAAAAGCGTGAGCGGACAAGGTGGGCTTGATAGCAGGTTGGAGAAATTTAAAAAGATCGCTATAAATCCCAAAGATACGCAGATAAAAGAGCTTGAAGCAAGACCTAGAGAGATCTTGCTAGCTAGCTCTAAAGAGTAA
- a CDS encoding 4Fe-4S binding protein, producing the protein MKEFGFYNDFDDALMLNEQIEINNENGDYLVSNSPKLKANIIAPEINFYLKNTTASVLEKAKNTLLLYEARASAFDMAKDVDYEKEVGKNVVIVSNSGRAELANLLKENGYKVIELTHFEVKFIYGAAGELSVLVLRANDEFEVDCDFFLVENARDYMLKQSGCYEISGLKDEKVLEILNAKSPKFRYKSFTQYDSSICQYHERRTEICGRCAEVCPTVAILKEDETKHLIFSAIDCTNCGNCISVCPSGALDYTLMPQSSFAAVAKLYKGKTPLIVPEEMSLDELNVSLPENVLPFAISAAHFLSQTHFLTLLQESGSSVILYSKSLGKGEKDAISILNQIYELKFKETAIHHAKDKASLENALKKAKLIDGSQHSMTEYALPKREIFAKRLEFIVGESDLGVVKSGEMIRYGEVTINADTCTLCLSCVGACNVSALVADKKTNSILFNPSVCTACGYCELSCAEKNTISLEVGKIALKPEFFVYSELAHDELFACVECGKEFATKKAVEKIASIMQPRFGNDRAKIKSLYCCADCKAKIMVQAQLNAMKEDLLNG; encoded by the coding sequence ATGAAAGAATTTGGCTTTTATAACGATTTTGACGACGCTTTGATGCTAAACGAGCAGATAGAGATCAACAACGAAAATGGCGACTATCTAGTCTCAAACTCTCCAAAGCTAAAAGCAAACATCATCGCACCTGAGATAAATTTCTACCTTAAAAATACCACCGCAAGCGTCTTAGAAAAAGCCAAAAATACCCTTTTACTCTACGAGGCAAGGGCGAGCGCCTTTGACATGGCAAAGGATGTGGATTACGAAAAAGAGGTCGGCAAAAATGTCGTCATTGTAAGTAACTCAGGCCGAGCAGAGCTAGCAAATTTACTAAAAGAAAATGGCTACAAAGTGATAGAGCTTACGCACTTTGAAGTCAAATTTATATATGGCGCAGCTGGTGAGCTAAGCGTTTTGGTGCTTAGAGCAAATGACGAATTTGAGGTTGATTGCGACTTTTTCTTAGTTGAAAACGCAAGGGACTATATGCTAAAACAAAGCGGCTGCTACGAAATTTCAGGGCTAAAAGATGAAAAAGTGCTTGAAATTTTAAATGCAAAAAGCCCAAAATTTAGATACAAAAGCTTTACTCAATACGACTCATCAATCTGTCAGTATCACGAGCGCAGGACTGAAATTTGCGGTCGTTGCGCCGAGGTTTGCCCAACGGTTGCTATCTTAAAAGAGGACGAGACAAAGCACCTTATCTTTTCAGCGATCGACTGCACAAACTGCGGAAACTGCATCAGCGTCTGCCCTAGCGGCGCGCTCGACTACACACTAATGCCACAAAGCTCATTTGCCGCTGTGGCAAAGCTTTACAAAGGCAAGACCCCTCTTATCGTGCCTGAGGAGATGAGTCTAGATGAGCTAAATGTGAGCCTACCAGAAAATGTCCTACCTTTTGCCATCTCAGCCGCCCACTTCTTAAGCCAAACGCACTTTTTGACACTTCTTCAAGAGAGTGGCTCGAGTGTGATTTTATATAGCAAGAGCCTTGGCAAGGGCGAAAAAGACGCCATTAGCATCTTAAATCAAATTTATGAGCTTAAATTTAAAGAGACCGCTATACACCACGCAAAAGACAAGGCTAGCCTTGAAAATGCGCTAAAAAAGGCTAAACTAATTGATGGCTCACAGCATTCAATGACAGAATACGCGCTGCCAAAGAGAGAAATTTTTGCCAAAAGGCTTGAGTTTATCGTAGGAGAGAGCGATCTTGGCGTCGTAAAAAGCGGCGAGATGATAAGATATGGCGAAGTCACGATAAATGCTGATACCTGTACGCTCTGCCTTAGCTGTGTTGGAGCTTGTAACGTAAGTGCTTTGGTGGCTGACAAGAAGACAAATTCTATTTTATTTAACCCAAGCGTTTGCACCGCCTGCGGCTACTGCGAGCTAAGCTGCGCTGAGAAAAACACCATCTCACTTGAGGTCGGCAAGATCGCTCTTAAGCCTGAGTTTTTCGTTTATAGCGAGCTTGCGCATGACGAGCTATTTGCCTGCGTGGAGTGTGGAAAAGAGTTTGCGACCAAAAAAGCGGTCGAGAAGATCGCATCGATCATGCAACCACGTTTTGGCAACGACAGAGCCAAGATCAAGTCGCTTTACTGCTGCGCTGACTGCAAGGCAAAGATCATGGTGCAAGCCCAGCTAAACGCGATGAAAGAGGATTTATTAAATGGATAA